A window of the Vibrio ostreae genome harbors these coding sequences:
- the rutB gene encoding pyrimidine utilization protein B — protein MSHDAISGYTLNHTDSPLVVKAEPEALAIKPSETALIVVDMQNAYASQQGYLDLAGFDVSATGPVIENINRAIALSRQAGMQIVFLQNGWDADYVEAGGAGSPNWHKSNALKTMRSKPELSGRFLAKGGWDYALVDEIVPQEGDWIIPKTRYSGFFNTNLDTMLRARGIRNLVFTGIATNVCVESTLRDGFHLEYFGLVLSDATHPAGPLAAHEAALFNIRTFFGWVSNLEDYAQALANK, from the coding sequence ATGAGTCATGACGCGATTTCCGGCTACACACTCAATCACACCGATTCTCCCTTGGTGGTCAAAGCCGAGCCTGAAGCCTTAGCGATTAAACCGAGTGAAACTGCGCTGATTGTGGTGGATATGCAAAACGCCTATGCCAGTCAGCAAGGCTATCTCGATCTGGCCGGATTTGATGTTTCCGCCACCGGCCCGGTGATTGAAAACATTAACCGTGCGATTGCGTTGTCCCGTCAGGCAGGCATGCAGATCGTGTTTCTGCAAAATGGCTGGGATGCCGATTATGTCGAGGCGGGTGGCGCAGGTTCACCGAACTGGCATAAATCCAATGCGCTGAAAACCATGCGCAGTAAGCCGGAGTTATCCGGTCGGTTTCTGGCCAAAGGTGGCTGGGATTATGCCCTGGTGGATGAGATTGTTCCGCAAGAAGGAGACTGGATAATCCCTAAAACCCGTTACAGCGGTTTCTTCAATACGAACCTCGACACCATGCTGCGCGCACGTGGGATCCGTAACTTAGTGTTTACTGGTATCGCCACCAACGTGTGTGTTGAATCGACCCTGCGCGACGGCTTTCATCTCGAATATTTCGGCCTGGTTTTATCGGATGCGACCCATCCGGCAGGCCCGCTGGCGGCGCATGAGGCCGCGCTGTTCAATATCCGTACTTTTTTTGGCTGGGTTTCCAATCTGGAAGATTACGCCCAGGCTCTGGCAAATAAATAA
- a CDS encoding malonic semialdehyde reductase: MGHIMDEAVLQQLFTEARTHNGWLDKAVSQEQIERLYQLTCMGPTSANCSPARFVFVTSAEGKARLAPTLSKGNLDKTLSAPVTVIVAYDSQFYDALPTLFPHGDAKSWFTSSEALAQETAMRNSSMQAGYMILAARAMGLDTGPLSGFDPQAVDDTFFAGTRWKTNLMINIGYGDRSKLYGRLPRLTFEEACRYE, from the coding sequence ATGGGTCATATCATGGATGAAGCAGTACTGCAGCAGTTATTCACCGAGGCTCGTACTCATAATGGCTGGCTGGATAAAGCCGTCAGTCAGGAACAAATTGAGCGGCTTTATCAACTGACCTGTATGGGGCCGACATCCGCCAACTGTTCACCGGCGCGTTTTGTGTTTGTCACCTCAGCAGAAGGGAAAGCCCGTTTGGCACCGACCTTATCCAAAGGCAATCTGGACAAAACCCTATCGGCACCTGTGACTGTGATTGTCGCTTATGACAGCCAGTTTTACGATGCGCTGCCCACACTGTTTCCGCACGGCGACGCGAAAAGCTGGTTTACATCCAGTGAGGCGCTGGCTCAGGAAACCGCAATGCGCAACAGTTCCATGCAGGCGGGATATATGATTCTGGCCGCGCGTGCCATGGGGCTGGATACCGGTCCGCTGTCAGGCTTCGACCCGCAGGCGGTGGATGATACCTTTTTTGCCGGCACCAGATGGAAAACCAACCTGATGATCAACATTGGCTATGGCGACCGCAGCAAACTGTATGGGCGTTTACCGCGTTTAACTTTCGAGGAGGCATGTCGTTATGAGTGA
- a CDS encoding universal stress protein — MKRFENILYATQGLPGHSDALDQAIRIALNNGVSVTGLIACPAFPQEWAHYQQSYEHSLSNSLQEKVARFRSEHDLSEQQAPFPLLVKHSEQPAICIIKQALENDHDLIIKEAEPLRNGAGGFKALDMTLLRKCPCAVWLHRPTDKPKNKRRVAVAIDPTPSGEAQHALSLRLLELARSIADSCDSRLHLISCWEYYLEHYLEDNSWIHADPQELNQEIDKAKNSHQRALQQLLEESGIAGETVTHYLHGNPDDAIPECVQQEDVDVLVMGTLARTGIAGFVIGNTAENILQSIRCSLVALKPEGFVSPIKS, encoded by the coding sequence ATGAAACGATTTGAGAACATACTGTATGCCACCCAAGGGTTACCTGGTCATAGTGACGCGCTCGACCAGGCTATTCGAATCGCTCTGAACAATGGCGTTTCTGTCACTGGTCTGATTGCCTGTCCGGCTTTCCCGCAAGAGTGGGCTCATTACCAGCAAAGTTATGAACACTCTTTGTCTAATTCGCTGCAGGAAAAGGTGGCCCGTTTCAGATCAGAACATGACCTATCTGAACAGCAAGCACCATTTCCGCTCCTGGTCAAACACAGTGAGCAACCCGCTATCTGTATCATTAAACAAGCCCTTGAGAACGACCACGATTTGATCATCAAAGAAGCGGAGCCGCTGCGCAACGGGGCCGGTGGTTTTAAAGCGCTGGATATGACCTTGTTACGAAAATGCCCGTGTGCCGTTTGGCTGCATCGTCCCACAGATAAGCCCAAAAACAAACGAAGAGTTGCGGTAGCGATTGATCCGACGCCAAGCGGTGAGGCACAACATGCGCTCTCTTTACGTTTACTGGAGCTTGCGCGATCGATTGCTGATTCCTGTGACAGCCGGCTCCACCTGATTTCATGCTGGGAATACTATCTCGAGCATTATCTTGAAGATAACAGTTGGATCCATGCCGATCCGCAAGAGCTTAATCAGGAAATTGATAAAGCCAAAAACAGCCATCAACGCGCGTTACAGCAATTGCTTGAAGAGTCGGGTATTGCAGGCGAAACGGTCACTCATTATCTGCACGGTAATCCCGATGACGCCATTCCGGAATGCGTGCAGCAGGAGGATGTGGATGTCCTGGTGATGGGCACTCTGGCGAGAACCGGTATTGCCGGATTTGTGATTGGCAACACCGCGGAGAATATTCTGCAATCTATTCGCTGTTCTCTGGTCGCCCTCAAGCCGGAAGGGTTTGTTTCTCCGATCAAGTCGTGA
- a CDS encoding NCS1 family nucleobase:cation symporter-1 — protein sequence MQTQMKKVGDFYELEVGEDLLNSKNFNQDLAPTKVKERSWSQWNIAALWVGIAICVPTYTLGGILTAYFGLSVVEALLTIFIANIIVLIPLTLNAFAGTKYGLPFPVLLRSSFGIVGSNVPCLIRGFVACGWFGIQTMFGGLAIHLLLAEISTSWASLGSQGEVLGFFIFCLLNIGVVLKGANSIKWLETLSAPLLLIVSLGLLFWASDKVSYAELLSTPANRPPQDGVAKYFFSGLTAMVGFWATLSLNIPDFSRYAKSQKDQIVGQVIGLPLTMFLFAALGVVLTAASQTLFGETISDPINLIAQIQSPFWVAVAMVLIIIATLSTNTAANVVSPTNDFQNIAPRYINHTKGVLLTGAVGIVLMSWELLKKMGWIESDVSVEAFISNWLLGYSSLLGPIAGIMIVDYFMIRKQQLNILALYQENAYPAVNWAGFIAFLIPVGCTFLAISFDVMTWFYDYGWFTGAISGAVLYFVASKYLTAPLAKPFMSAGLNKA from the coding sequence ATGCAAACGCAAATGAAGAAAGTGGGTGACTTCTATGAATTAGAAGTTGGGGAAGATTTATTAAACAGTAAAAACTTTAATCAGGATTTAGCTCCAACTAAGGTCAAAGAGCGCAGTTGGAGCCAGTGGAATATTGCTGCTCTGTGGGTGGGGATTGCGATTTGTGTTCCGACCTATACGCTGGGCGGGATACTAACCGCTTATTTTGGTCTGTCGGTGGTAGAAGCGCTGCTGACCATTTTTATCGCCAATATTATCGTGTTGATCCCGCTGACGCTGAACGCGTTTGCCGGGACTAAGTACGGATTACCGTTTCCAGTGCTGCTGCGCTCGTCGTTCGGGATCGTGGGCTCGAACGTGCCGTGCCTTATCCGCGGCTTTGTTGCCTGTGGCTGGTTTGGTATCCAGACCATGTTTGGCGGGCTGGCGATTCACCTTTTATTAGCGGAAATTTCAACCAGCTGGGCGAGTCTGGGCAGCCAGGGTGAGGTATTGGGTTTCTTTATATTTTGCCTGCTGAATATCGGAGTCGTCCTCAAAGGGGCCAATTCCATTAAGTGGCTGGAAACCTTGTCGGCACCGCTGCTGCTGATTGTGTCGCTTGGACTGCTGTTCTGGGCCAGTGATAAGGTCTCTTATGCTGAGTTACTGTCAACGCCGGCTAATCGCCCGCCGCAGGATGGCGTGGCAAAATACTTCTTTTCCGGGTTAACCGCTATGGTCGGCTTCTGGGCCACCTTGTCGCTCAATATTCCTGATTTCAGCCGTTATGCCAAGTCACAGAAAGATCAGATCGTCGGTCAGGTAATTGGCTTGCCACTGACCATGTTTCTGTTCGCGGCGTTGGGTGTGGTATTAACCGCTGCGTCGCAGACGCTGTTTGGCGAAACCATTTCAGACCCGATCAACTTGATCGCGCAAATTCAGAGTCCGTTCTGGGTCGCGGTCGCAATGGTATTGATTATCATCGCAACCTTGTCGACCAATACCGCGGCCAATGTGGTTTCTCCGACCAATGATTTTCAGAATATTGCCCCGCGCTACATCAATCACACCAAAGGTGTCCTGCTGACCGGTGCGGTGGGGATTGTGCTGATGAGTTGGGAACTGCTGAAAAAAATGGGCTGGATTGAGTCAGACGTCAGCGTAGAAGCTTTTATCTCCAACTGGTTGTTGGGTTACTCCAGTCTGCTGGGGCCGATTGCCGGAATTATGATTGTCGATTACTTCATGATTCGTAAGCAGCAGCTCAATATCCTGGCGCTGTATCAGGAGAATGCTTATCCGGCGGTCAACTGGGCTGGTTTTATCGCCTTTTTGATCCCGGTCGGATGTACCTTCTTGGCGATTTCGTTTGATGTGATGACCTGGTTCTATGATTACGGCTGGTTTACCGGGGCCATCAGTGGTGCTGTGCTCTATTTTGTTGCCAGCAAGTATCTGACCGCACCATTGGCTAAACCGTTTATGTCAGCGGGTTTGAATAAAGCCTGA
- the rutA gene encoding pyrimidine utilization protein A, which produces MQIGVFIPIGNNGWLISENAPQYMPTFELNKEIVLRAEHYGLDFALSMIKLRGFGGKTEFWEHNLESFTLMAGLAAVTSKIKLFATAATLTLPPAITARMASTIDSISNGRFGVNLVTGWQKPEYTQMGLWPGDEFFASRYDYLSEYAQVLRDLWDEGVSDLKGDYFTMQDCRLSPRPQDTMKIICAGSSDAGMAFSAQYADHNFVFGKGVNTPKAFALAADRLLEATQKTQRDVSSFVLFMVIADESDEAARAKWESYKEGKDVEALKWLGDQAAKDKTSGSDTNVRQMSDPTSAVNINMGTLVGSYEKVARMLDEVAEVEGTGGVLLTFDDFISGVTAFGERIQPLMKTRQHIGYQGEYAA; this is translated from the coding sequence ATGCAGATTGGAGTATTCATTCCCATTGGCAATAACGGCTGGCTGATTTCAGAAAATGCCCCGCAATACATGCCAACCTTCGAGTTAAACAAAGAGATTGTGCTGCGCGCAGAACATTACGGATTAGATTTCGCGCTATCCATGATTAAATTGCGCGGTTTTGGCGGTAAAACTGAATTCTGGGAACACAACCTGGAATCCTTCACCCTGATGGCAGGTCTGGCGGCAGTGACCTCAAAAATTAAGCTGTTCGCCACCGCAGCAACTTTAACCCTGCCACCTGCCATTACCGCGCGTATGGCATCGACGATTGATTCCATTTCCAACGGCCGTTTTGGCGTTAACCTGGTGACAGGCTGGCAAAAGCCGGAGTACACCCAGATGGGGCTGTGGCCGGGCGATGAGTTTTTCGCGTCACGCTATGACTATCTGTCGGAATACGCTCAGGTATTACGTGATTTGTGGGACGAGGGGGTTTCTGATCTGAAAGGTGATTACTTCACCATGCAAGATTGTCGTTTGAGTCCGCGTCCGCAAGATACGATGAAAATTATCTGTGCCGGTTCCAGTGATGCCGGGATGGCATTTTCGGCCCAATATGCCGATCACAACTTCGTATTTGGCAAAGGCGTGAATACGCCGAAAGCCTTTGCGCTAGCCGCTGATCGCCTGCTTGAAGCGACACAAAAAACGCAGCGTGATGTGAGCTCGTTTGTGCTGTTTATGGTCATCGCCGACGAAAGCGATGAAGCGGCCCGGGCGAAATGGGAAAGCTATAAAGAGGGCAAAGACGTCGAAGCGCTCAAATGGCTGGGTGACCAGGCGGCTAAAGACAAAACGTCGGGCTCGGATACCAACGTGCGCCAAATGTCGGATCCGACATCAGCGGTCAACATCAATATGGGCACGCTGGTGGGCTCTTACGAAAAGGTGGCCAGGATGCTCGATGAAGTGGCCGAAGTTGAAGGCACTGGCGGTGTGCTGCTGACATTCGATGACTTTATCTCCGGTGTGACGGCATTCGGTGAGCGTATTCAGCCGCTGATGAAAACCCGTCAACACATTGGTTACCAGGGAGAGTACGCAGCATGA
- the rutC gene encoding pyrimidine utilization protein C, which yields MPKQIVVPEGTGTPLAPYSPGTQADGVVYVSGTLPFDHDNNVVFPGDAAAQTRHVLNTIKDVVEEAGGTMADVTFNMIMIRDWKDYAMINAVYADFFPGDKPARYCIQCGLVKEEALIEIASIAHVGQA from the coding sequence ATGCCTAAACAAATAGTTGTCCCTGAAGGAACCGGTACCCCTCTTGCCCCGTATTCCCCGGGTACTCAAGCCGATGGAGTGGTGTATGTATCCGGCACACTACCGTTTGACCACGACAACAATGTGGTGTTTCCCGGCGATGCGGCGGCGCAGACCCGTCATGTTCTCAACACCATTAAAGACGTAGTGGAAGAAGCAGGCGGCACCATGGCTGATGTGACGTTCAACATGATTATGATCCGAGACTGGAAGGACTACGCGATGATTAATGCGGTGTACGCGGATTTCTTCCCGGGCGATAAACCGGCGCGTTATTGCATTCAGTGTGGCCTGGTGAAAGAAGAAGCCTTGATCGAGATAGCTTCGATTGCCCATGTTGGCCAGGCGTAA
- a CDS encoding SDR family NAD(P)-dependent oxidoreductase, which yields MSKVAFITGATSGFGRAAARKFASQGWSVVITGRREERLQALSDELAERSPVHYQVLDVRNNEEVVQMVQSLPETFKNITCLVNNAGLALAPQPSQTVDINDWHTMIDTNITGLVNVTHALLPTLIETGSGASIINVGSIAGQWPYPGSHVYGASKAFVKQFSYNLRCDLQGTGVRVTDLAPGIAETEFTLVRTKGDQAASDALYEGTRALAAEDIAETMFYLATLPPHINVNRMEVMPTDQAWSPFAIHREN from the coding sequence ATGTCGAAAGTTGCATTTATTACCGGCGCAACATCAGGTTTTGGCCGCGCTGCGGCGCGCAAGTTTGCCTCACAAGGATGGTCGGTCGTGATTACCGGGCGGCGAGAAGAGCGACTGCAGGCATTGAGTGACGAGTTAGCTGAACGGTCTCCGGTGCATTATCAGGTACTGGATGTACGAAACAACGAAGAAGTGGTGCAGATGGTGCAATCACTGCCTGAGACCTTTAAAAACATCACTTGTCTGGTCAACAATGCCGGCCTGGCTCTGGCGCCGCAGCCGTCGCAGACCGTGGACATCAATGACTGGCACACCATGATTGACACCAATATCACCGGTCTGGTCAATGTGACGCACGCTCTGCTGCCGACACTGATTGAAACGGGGAGCGGCGCGTCCATCATCAATGTCGGTTCGATTGCCGGCCAGTGGCCGTATCCGGGCAGCCATGTTTACGGCGCGAGCAAAGCGTTTGTGAAACAGTTCAGCTACAACCTGCGCTGTGATTTGCAGGGCACGGGTGTGCGTGTCACTGATCTGGCGCCGGGCATTGCGGAAACTGAGTTTACCCTGGTGCGTACCAAGGGCGATCAGGCTGCATCGGATGCGTTGTATGAAGGCACCCGGGCGCTGGCAGCAGAGGACATAGCCGAAACCATGTTCTATCTCGCGACCTTACCGCCACACATCAACGTTAATCGCATGGAAGTGATGCCGACCGATCAGGCCTGGTCTCCATTTGCGATTCATCGTGAAAACTGA
- the rutD gene encoding pyrimidine utilization protein D, which produces MYFEIHGDNHPDTVLLSSGLGGSHHYWDSLIPELATRFRVVVYDQYGTGNSDGAIGEGYSVTDMAQEVNALLSTTKTQQVHFIGHALGGLIGLQLALDAPHKVASLLLINSWEKTDDHTRLCFEIRKRLLHESGVEMFVKAQPLFLYPAQWIKQHAALLSEEAQKMAAAFADTSNLLRRITAIEQFDLSGQLHNIRCPTGIIASRDDLLVPYSCSEQLNQAIPDSYLYFMPYGGHACNITEPEEFRQILDHFYS; this is translated from the coding sequence ATGTATTTTGAGATCCATGGCGATAATCACCCTGACACTGTTTTGCTCTCATCGGGTCTGGGCGGATCACACCACTACTGGGACAGTCTGATCCCTGAGCTGGCAACGCGCTTCAGAGTGGTGGTGTACGACCAGTACGGAACCGGCAACAGCGATGGTGCAATTGGTGAAGGTTACAGTGTCACAGATATGGCGCAGGAAGTGAATGCGTTGCTGAGCACCACTAAAACGCAGCAAGTCCATTTTATTGGCCATGCATTGGGCGGTTTGATCGGCTTGCAACTGGCGCTCGATGCCCCGCACAAAGTGGCCAGTCTGCTGCTGATCAACAGTTGGGAGAAAACCGATGACCATACCCGGCTCTGTTTTGAGATAAGAAAGCGTTTATTGCATGAGTCCGGAGTTGAGATGTTTGTTAAAGCCCAGCCGCTGTTTTTATACCCGGCGCAATGGATCAAACAGCATGCTGCACTACTGAGTGAAGAGGCGCAAAAAATGGCCGCCGCCTTTGCGGATACTTCTAATTTACTCAGACGAATAACAGCTATTGAGCAATTTGATCTCTCCGGGCAGTTGCACAATATACGCTGCCCGACCGGTATTATTGCCAGTCGTGATGATTTATTAGTGCCTTATTCTTGTTCGGAGCAATTAAATCAGGCTATTCCCGATTCATATTTATATTTTATGCCGTATGGCGGGCATGCCTGTAATATTACAGAGCCGGAAGAATTCAGACAGATACTCGATCACTTTTACAGTTAA
- a CDS encoding flavin reductase, with protein MSEMSLDLVASKPVSHEMNFTEFAQVADNGVQAFKDGMASLGSAVNVVTTMVDGQAAGFTATAVTSVTDTPPTLLVCLNRSSSVFAAFDKAQTLCVNTLAADQAQVSGLFAGKLSQQERFDSVAWQSFVTGAPVLAASSTAFDCKIASRSTVGTHEVFFCEIVGIGAAQQISNLVYFDRRYHKLT; from the coding sequence ATGAGTGAAATGAGTCTGGATTTAGTCGCCAGCAAACCAGTTAGTCATGAGATGAATTTTACCGAGTTTGCTCAGGTGGCAGATAACGGCGTGCAGGCTTTTAAAGATGGCATGGCAAGTCTGGGGTCTGCGGTCAATGTAGTGACCACTATGGTTGACGGGCAGGCAGCCGGGTTTACCGCAACGGCGGTGACCAGTGTTACCGACACGCCACCAACGCTGTTGGTGTGTTTAAACCGTTCTTCATCGGTGTTTGCCGCATTCGATAAAGCGCAAACCTTGTGTGTCAATACGTTAGCGGCGGACCAGGCGCAAGTGTCCGGCTTATTTGCCGGTAAGCTGAGCCAGCAGGAGCGTTTCGACAGTGTGGCATGGCAGTCATTTGTCACCGGCGCTCCGGTGTTAGCGGCCAGCTCGACCGCCTTTGACTGCAAGATAGCGTCGCGCTCGACGGTCGGCACGCACGAAGTGTTTTTCTGTGAAATTGTCGGTATTGGTGCCGCGCAGCAGATTTCCAACCTGGTGTATTTTGATCGTCGTTATCACAAGTTGACCTGA
- the rutR gene encoding HTH-type transcriptional regulator RutR: MVRENISLKGAKVEGLKKTRTNVEPGTRRRKKFEDKRQFILETALSVFSKFGFHGTTMEQIATAADISKTNLFYYFKSKEALYLTILENILNDWLAPIGSFEEPDDPKAALEKYIRLKLELSRDQPQASRLFCLEIIQGAPILKNYLSGPLKQIMSEKSKVIEQWISQGKLKPIEPAQLIFIIWSTTQHYADFSVQVKAITGKDLNNKEFF, encoded by the coding sequence ATGGTGAGAGAAAATATTTCGTTAAAGGGAGCTAAGGTCGAGGGCCTGAAGAAAACACGCACTAATGTCGAGCCTGGTACCCGGCGGCGTAAAAAATTTGAAGACAAAAGACAATTTATTCTTGAAACCGCATTGTCAGTATTCTCAAAATTTGGTTTTCATGGTACCACCATGGAGCAAATTGCTACGGCGGCAGATATCTCCAAAACCAACCTGTTTTACTATTTCAAAAGTAAAGAGGCACTTTATCTGACCATTCTGGAGAATATTCTCAATGACTGGCTAGCGCCAATTGGTAGTTTTGAAGAACCGGATGATCCCAAAGCGGCGCTGGAAAAGTACATTCGTCTTAAGCTGGAGTTATCGCGTGATCAGCCGCAGGCTTCACGTCTGTTCTGCCTGGAAATTATCCAGGGCGCGCCGATCCTGAAAAATTACCTCTCCGGTCCGCTTAAACAGATAATGAGCGAAAAGTCGAAAGTGATTGAGCAGTGGATCAGCCAAGGCAAACTAAAGCCTATCGAGCCTGCCCAACTGATCTTTATCATCTGGTCTACGACCCAGCACTACGCTGATTTCAGCGTTCAGGTGAAAGCGATTACCGGTAAAGATCTTAATAACAAAGAATTTTTTTGA
- the ribB gene encoding 3,4-dihydroxy-2-butanone-4-phosphate synthase, protein MQLSTTEAIINDIRSGKMVILMDDEKRENEGDLIVAAEKITPQMVNFMVKEARGLLCQTITAEIAERLELPLMTKTNGDKFTTNFTVSIEAAQGVTTGISAFDRAATITTAAAVKAQPQDIVSPGHIFPVVAQPGGVLHRPGHTEAGCDLARLAGLAPSCAIIEIMNPDGSMARRADLERFASQHDIKLGTIADLIRYRLEHEMLLELTEQLPLNTPFGQFDLYRFKYCPDDSDCYALLSGQARSHVFSDKRTDVFEKVPIESHTLQHELDWLSFCGGEVMQSLQRMSQSSQGGMVVISSSSSLSKFDIRDQVLRFLQQNAPAWQAISRSCHAA, encoded by the coding sequence ATGCAGCTTAGTACAACGGAAGCAATTATTAACGATATCCGCTCAGGTAAGATGGTTATCCTGATGGATGATGAAAAGCGTGAAAACGAAGGTGATCTGATTGTCGCAGCCGAAAAAATAACCCCTCAGATGGTCAATTTTATGGTCAAAGAAGCCCGGGGTTTATTGTGCCAGACCATTACGGCAGAGATAGCGGAGCGGCTTGAACTGCCGTTAATGACCAAAACGAATGGTGACAAGTTTACCACTAACTTCACGGTTTCGATTGAAGCGGCTCAGGGTGTGACTACCGGTATTTCTGCTTTTGATCGTGCTGCTACCATTACCACGGCGGCCGCCGTTAAAGCTCAGCCCCAGGATATTGTTTCTCCAGGTCACATTTTCCCGGTGGTGGCTCAGCCTGGCGGTGTGTTACATCGCCCCGGTCATACCGAAGCGGGCTGCGATCTGGCCCGTTTGGCCGGATTGGCACCTTCATGTGCGATTATTGAAATCATGAACCCGGATGGCTCGATGGCGCGCCGCGCTGATTTAGAACGTTTTGCCAGTCAGCATGACATCAAACTCGGCACCATTGCGGATCTGATTCGCTACCGGTTAGAACATGAGATGTTATTGGAACTGACCGAACAGCTGCCGCTCAATACACCTTTTGGTCAGTTTGATCTGTATCGCTTTAAATATTGTCCTGATGATTCCGACTGTTATGCGCTGTTAAGTGGACAGGCGCGCAGCCACGTGTTCTCTGACAAGAGGACAGACGTCTTCGAGAAGGTACCGATTGAGAGTCATACCCTACAGCATGAACTTGACTGGTTGTCATTCTGCGGCGGCGAAGTGATGCAATCACTGCAACGCATGTCCCAATCTTCCCAAGGCGGCATGGTGGTTATTAGCAGTTCTTCATCATTATCTAAGTTCGATATCCGCGATCAGGTGTTGCGTTTCCTGCAGCAAAACGCACCAGCTTGGCAAGCTATTTCACGCAGCTGCCACGCGGCATAA